A DNA window from Halomonas zincidurans B6 contains the following coding sequences:
- a CDS encoding protein adenylyltransferase SelO — translation MLPTFTLRYVRLPAHFYERFVPVPVASPQLVAFNRPLAEELGFDLDAYDAALATQVFSGNRVPDGAEPLAMAYAGHQFGNFVPRLGDGRAVLLGEVTDRQGRLRDIQLKGGGRTPFSRGGDGRAPLGPVLREYLVSEAMHAMAIPTTRALAAVTTGERVVRRIPEPGAVLTRVAASHIRVGTFQYFAGRGDIDGLRALADHVIERHYPQLQPELADTEHLNRPEGERYLALLEAVQARQAALIARWMGVGFIHGVMNTDNMSVSGETLDFGPCAFMEAYDPRTVFSSIDEGGRYAYGNQPGIGQWNLARLAETLLPLIDADQEQAIARATQVIETYPGRFEAEKLAVMRAKLGLTGEEAGDGELVDSLLEAMQAGRADFTLTFRQLGDVAASAEAEPVLLELFERSEPIQAWLARWRERLAREAAEPDEIARRMRAANPRYIPRNHRVQEALTAADDGDLGPFETLREVLSRPFDEQPGREEYALPAAPSEQVLRTFCGT, via the coding sequence ATGTTACCCACGTTCACCCTGCGCTATGTCCGCTTGCCAGCGCACTTCTACGAGCGCTTCGTTCCCGTGCCCGTTGCCTCGCCACAACTGGTGGCCTTCAACCGCCCGCTGGCCGAGGAGCTGGGCTTCGACCTGGACGCCTACGACGCGGCGCTGGCCACCCAGGTGTTTTCGGGCAATCGCGTGCCCGACGGCGCCGAGCCCCTGGCGATGGCCTACGCCGGGCATCAGTTCGGCAACTTCGTGCCGCGTCTGGGCGATGGCCGGGCGGTGCTGCTCGGCGAGGTCACCGACCGCCAGGGGCGGCTGCGCGACATCCAGCTCAAGGGCGGCGGACGCACGCCGTTCTCGCGCGGCGGCGATGGGCGCGCGCCGCTTGGTCCGGTGCTGCGCGAGTACCTGGTCAGCGAGGCGATGCACGCCATGGCTATTCCTACCACCCGGGCGCTGGCGGCGGTCACCACCGGCGAGCGAGTGGTTCGGCGCATCCCCGAGCCGGGGGCGGTCCTGACCCGCGTGGCAGCGAGCCACATTCGCGTCGGCACGTTCCAATACTTCGCCGGGCGCGGCGATATCGACGGCCTGCGCGCGCTGGCCGACCACGTCATCGAGCGCCACTATCCACAACTGCAGCCCGAACTCGCCGACACCGAGCATCTCAACCGTCCCGAGGGCGAGCGCTATTTGGCGCTGCTCGAGGCGGTCCAGGCCCGCCAGGCGGCGCTGATCGCCCGCTGGATGGGCGTCGGCTTCATCCATGGAGTGATGAACACCGACAACATGAGCGTCTCCGGCGAGACCCTCGATTTCGGTCCCTGTGCGTTCATGGAGGCCTACGATCCGCGCACCGTGTTCAGTTCCATCGACGAGGGCGGGCGCTACGCCTACGGCAACCAGCCGGGCATCGGTCAGTGGAACCTGGCGCGGCTGGCCGAGACGCTGTTGCCGTTGATCGACGCGGACCAGGAGCAGGCCATTGCCAGAGCCACCCAGGTGATCGAGACCTATCCGGGGCGCTTCGAGGCCGAGAAACTCGCGGTGATGCGCGCCAAGCTCGGCCTGACCGGCGAGGAGGCGGGCGACGGCGAGCTCGTCGATTCACTGCTGGAGGCGATGCAGGCGGGGCGCGCGGACTTCACCCTGACTTTCCGGCAACTCGGTGACGTGGCGGCCTCGGCCGAGGCCGAACCGGTACTGCTCGAGCTGTTCGAACGCAGCGAGCCGATCCAGGCCTGGCTCGCCCGGTGGCGCGAGCGGCTGGCGCGCGAGGCGGCCGAGCCCGACGAGATCGCCCGGCGCATGCGCGCGGCCAATCCCAGGTACATCCCGCGCAATCACCGCGTCCAGGAGGCGCTGACGGCGGCGGACGACGGCGACTTAGGGCCCTTCGAGACGCTGCGCGAGGTGCTTTCCAGACCCTTCGACGAGCAGCCGGGGCGCGAGGAGTACGCGCTGCCCGCCGCGCCCAGCGAGCAGGTGCTGCGCACCTTCTGCGGCACCTGA
- a CDS encoding CoA-acylating methylmalonate-semialdehyde dehydrogenase encodes MSVRDIALYIDGKPVPSQSGDWREVIDPATQKVVARVPFCSVEEVDLAVASAQVAFKTWRKVPLAKRMRIMLAFQALIREHTGELAALITEEHGKTLPDAEGEVGRGLEVVEHACSITSLQLGEIAENAASDVDVYSLNQPLGVGAGITAFNFPIMLPCFMFPLAIATGNTFVLKPSEQDPSSTMRLVELAHEAGVPPGVLNVVHGGPEVANRLCDHPDIKAVSFIGSTPVGTQIHARAGAAGKRVQAMMGAKNHCVIMPDANRSQAINNLLGSAFGAAGQRCMANSVLVLVGEAREWLDEIVDKSRAMTVGPGTQRDADLGPLVSPAARERVVALIGKGEAEGATLKLDGRGLSVDGYPDGNFVGPTLFSDVTADMAIYREEIFGPVLCVVGVDTLDDAIAFINANPNGNGTSIFTNSGWVAKRFESDIDVGQVGINVPIPVPVAYFSFTGSRASKLGDLGPNGKQAIQFWTQTKTVTARWFEPENVSSGINSTISMG; translated from the coding sequence ATGTCCGTCCGAGATATCGCCCTCTATATCGATGGCAAGCCCGTGCCGTCGCAGTCCGGTGACTGGCGCGAGGTGATCGATCCCGCGACCCAGAAGGTCGTCGCCCGGGTGCCGTTCTGCAGCGTCGAGGAGGTCGACCTTGCGGTGGCCAGCGCCCAGGTCGCCTTCAAGACCTGGCGCAAGGTGCCGCTGGCCAAGCGCATGCGCATCATGCTCGCCTTCCAGGCGCTGATCCGCGAACACACCGGCGAGCTGGCGGCGCTGATCACCGAGGAGCACGGCAAGACCCTGCCCGACGCCGAGGGCGAGGTGGGGCGCGGCCTGGAAGTGGTCGAGCATGCCTGCTCGATCACCTCGCTGCAGCTCGGCGAAATCGCCGAGAATGCCGCCAGCGACGTCGACGTCTATTCGCTCAACCAGCCGCTGGGCGTGGGCGCGGGGATTACCGCGTTCAACTTCCCGATCATGCTGCCGTGCTTCATGTTTCCGCTGGCCATCGCCACCGGCAACACCTTCGTCTTGAAGCCTTCCGAGCAGGACCCGTCGTCGACCATGCGGCTGGTCGAGCTGGCCCATGAGGCGGGTGTGCCGCCCGGTGTGCTCAACGTCGTGCACGGCGGCCCCGAGGTCGCCAACCGGTTGTGCGACCACCCGGACATCAAGGCCGTGTCGTTCATCGGTTCGACGCCGGTCGGCACACAGATCCACGCCCGCGCCGGGGCCGCCGGCAAGCGCGTGCAGGCGATGATGGGCGCCAAGAACCATTGCGTGATCATGCCCGACGCCAATCGCAGCCAGGCGATCAACAACCTGCTGGGCTCGGCGTTCGGCGCCGCCGGCCAGCGCTGCATGGCCAACTCGGTACTGGTGCTGGTCGGCGAAGCGCGCGAGTGGCTCGACGAGATCGTCGACAAGTCCCGCGCCATGACCGTCGGCCCCGGCACCCAGCGCGACGCCGACCTGGGCCCGCTGGTGTCGCCGGCGGCGCGCGAGCGGGTGGTGGCGCTGATCGGCAAGGGCGAGGCCGAAGGCGCTACGCTCAAGCTCGACGGCCGCGGCCTGAGCGTCGACGGCTATCCGGACGGCAACTTCGTCGGGCCGACCCTCTTCAGCGACGTGACCGCCGACATGGCCATCTATCGCGAGGAGATCTTCGGTCCGGTGCTGTGCGTGGTCGGTGTCGACACGCTGGACGACGCCATTGCGTTCATCAACGCCAACCCCAACGGCAACGGCACTTCGATCTTCACCAACTCCGGCTGGGTGGCCAAGCGCTTCGAGAGCGACATCGACGTCGGCCAGGTGGGTATCAACGTGCCGATCCCGGTGCCGGTGGCGTATTTCAGCTTCACCGGTTCGCGGGCCTCGAAGCTCGGCGACCTGGGGCCCAACGGCAAGCAGGCGATCCAGTTCTGGACCCAGACCAAGACCGTCACCGCGCGCTGGTTCGAGCCGGAAAACGTCTCCTCGGGAATCAACAGCACCATCTCGATGGGCTGA
- a CDS encoding sodium:solute symporter family transporter, translating to MFYATLAALAAALLLFAILGLRASRAGEALDDYMTARNSQPATTLGLSFLASGMGAWILFAPPEVGAFVGPVALAGYAIGSALPFLVLALCGPAIRRCLPEGRSIGEFAAARFGSGVRRYVALISVLYMACFLAAELSAIGGITELLSPLSGSVAIVAVAVTTLAYTAWGGLRASLVTDRWQALLLSALLLVVGGVALARMPALPASAALPDVAFGDALGVALTLVIAVTAANLFHQGYWQRIWAARDSRALGRGAVLGAVTTVVVVAVVGGLGILAALSEARLGEPPMPFFALLIAAPGWLSLLALVLAVTLVASSVDTLQNGIASLLVGEGDSLDRRGLSLSGARWITLALMVPAMLVALQGVSVLRLFLIADLLCATAVVPVLLGLWSRMSTAAAVAGGLAGLSGAVLPGWIAQGSLAGGLLAASFPGGAPTLAPFLGALTASTLVAALVAWVRPVRALSAQ from the coding sequence ATGTTTTACGCGACCCTGGCCGCGCTCGCTGCGGCGTTGCTGTTGTTTGCCATCCTGGGACTGCGCGCGAGCCGCGCGGGGGAGGCGCTCGACGACTACATGACCGCGCGCAATTCACAGCCGGCCACCACCCTGGGGCTGTCGTTTCTGGCCTCGGGAATGGGCGCGTGGATTCTCTTCGCCCCGCCGGAAGTGGGGGCCTTCGTCGGCCCGGTGGCGCTGGCCGGCTACGCCATCGGCTCGGCGCTGCCGTTTCTCGTGCTGGCATTGTGCGGCCCGGCGATCCGCCGCTGCCTGCCCGAAGGCCGGAGCATCGGCGAGTTCGCCGCGGCGCGGTTCGGCAGTGGCGTACGCCGCTATGTGGCGCTGATCTCGGTACTCTACATGGCCTGCTTCCTGGCCGCCGAGTTGAGCGCCATCGGCGGGATCACCGAATTGCTCTCGCCGCTGTCGGGCAGCGTGGCGATCGTCGCCGTGGCGGTGACCACGCTGGCCTATACCGCCTGGGGCGGGCTGCGTGCGAGTCTGGTCACCGACCGCTGGCAGGCGCTGTTGCTGAGCGCGCTGCTGCTGGTCGTCGGCGGCGTGGCGCTGGCGCGAATGCCCGCGTTGCCGGCCTCGGCCGCACTGCCCGACGTCGCGTTCGGCGATGCGCTGGGGGTGGCGCTGACGCTGGTGATCGCGGTGACCGCAGCCAACCTGTTCCACCAGGGCTACTGGCAGCGCATCTGGGCCGCCCGCGATTCCCGGGCGCTGGGACGCGGCGCCGTACTCGGCGCCGTGACGACGGTAGTGGTGGTCGCCGTCGTCGGCGGGCTGGGAATCCTCGCGGCGCTGAGCGAGGCCCGGCTCGGCGAGCCGCCGATGCCGTTCTTCGCCCTGCTGATCGCGGCTCCAGGCTGGCTGAGCCTGCTGGCGCTGGTGCTGGCGGTGACGCTGGTCGCCTCGAGTGTCGATACGCTGCAGAATGGCATCGCCTCGCTACTGGTCGGCGAGGGTGACAGCCTCGACCGACGCGGGCTGTCGCTGAGCGGGGCGCGCTGGATCACCCTGGCGTTGATGGTGCCGGCGATGCTGGTGGCGCTGCAGGGCGTGTCGGTGCTGCGGCTGTTTCTGATCGCCGATCTGTTATGCGCCACGGCGGTGGTGCCGGTGCTGTTGGGGCTCTGGTCGCGGATGAGCACCGCCGCGGCGGTGGCCGGTGGGCTGGCCGGGCTGAGCGGCGCGGTGCTGCCGGGCTGGATCGCCCAGGGCAGCCTGGCAGGCGGTCTGCTGGCGGCGAGCTTCCCGGGCGGCGCGCCGACCCTGGCGCCGTTTCTCGGCGCGCTGACGGCCTCGACGCTGGTGGCGGCGCTGGTCGCCTGGGTGCGGCCGGTGAGGGCGCTGTCGGCCCAGTGA
- the ilvD gene encoding dihydroxy-acid dehydratase has product MSDEPHADPRRRYSSPVVDGPGKSASRAMLRAVGFEDDDFCKPQVGIASTASQVTPCNSHIDELAEQARAGANEAGGKGVVFNTITISDGIANGTEGMKYSLVSREVIADSIETVAGCEGFDGLVAIGGCDKNMPGCMIGLARLDRPSVFVYGGTILPGDNHTDIVSVFEAMGAHSRGDIDLIALKQIEETAIPGPGACGGMYTANTMASAIEALGMSLPNSSAQNAVSDTKRDDSRAAGAAVLALLERDLKPSDIMTSDAFENAITVVIALGGSTNAVLHLLAMASAIGVELSVDDFTRIGRRVPVLADLRPSGHYMMSELVAIGGIQPLMKTLLEAGLLHGDCLTVTGKTLAENLAEVAAYPDDQRIIAALDAPIKAQSHLRILHGNLAPEGAVAKITGKEGTRFTGRARVFGSEEEAQARINDGSVVAGEVVVIRYEGPRGGPGMREMLTPTSAIMGRGLGDRVALITDGRFSGGSHGFVVGHVSPEAFNGGPIALVEDGDEITIDAEADTINVALSHDEFELRRAAWRQPEPRYRRGVLAKYARTVSSASLGAVTDLPE; this is encoded by the coding sequence ATGAGTGATGAACCCCACGCCGACCCGCGTCGTCGCTATTCGAGCCCGGTGGTCGACGGCCCTGGCAAGTCGGCCAGCCGCGCGATGCTGCGTGCGGTGGGCTTCGAGGACGACGATTTTTGCAAGCCGCAGGTGGGCATCGCCTCCACCGCCAGCCAGGTCACGCCCTGCAACAGTCATATCGACGAACTCGCCGAGCAGGCCCGGGCGGGAGCCAACGAGGCCGGCGGCAAGGGCGTGGTGTTCAATACCATCACCATCTCGGACGGCATCGCCAACGGTACCGAGGGCATGAAGTACTCGCTGGTCTCGCGCGAGGTGATCGCCGACTCGATCGAGACGGTGGCTGGTTGCGAGGGCTTCGACGGGCTGGTGGCGATCGGCGGCTGCGACAAGAACATGCCGGGCTGCATGATCGGCCTGGCGCGGCTCGATCGGCCCAGCGTGTTCGTCTACGGCGGGACCATCCTGCCGGGCGACAATCACACCGACATCGTCTCGGTGTTCGAGGCGATGGGCGCCCACTCGCGCGGCGACATCGACCTGATCGCGCTCAAGCAGATCGAGGAGACGGCGATCCCCGGGCCGGGCGCCTGCGGCGGCATGTACACCGCCAATACCATGGCCTCGGCGATCGAGGCGCTGGGCATGAGCCTGCCCAACTCCTCGGCGCAGAACGCCGTCTCCGACACCAAGCGCGACGACAGCCGTGCCGCCGGGGCGGCGGTGCTCGCGCTGCTCGAGCGTGACCTCAAGCCCAGCGACATCATGACCTCTGATGCCTTCGAGAACGCCATCACCGTGGTCATCGCGCTGGGCGGCTCGACCAACGCGGTGCTGCATCTGCTGGCGATGGCCAGCGCCATCGGCGTCGAGCTTTCGGTGGACGACTTCACGCGGATTGGCCGGCGCGTGCCAGTACTCGCCGACCTGCGGCCTAGCGGGCATTACATGATGAGCGAACTGGTGGCGATCGGCGGCATCCAGCCGCTGATGAAGACGCTGCTCGAGGCCGGTTTGCTGCACGGCGATTGCCTGACGGTGACCGGCAAGACGCTGGCCGAGAATCTCGCCGAGGTCGCGGCGTACCCGGACGATCAGCGGATCATCGCGGCGCTCGATGCGCCGATCAAGGCGCAGAGCCATCTGCGCATCCTGCATGGCAACCTGGCGCCGGAGGGCGCGGTGGCCAAGATCACCGGCAAGGAGGGCACGCGCTTTACCGGCCGCGCGCGGGTGTTCGGTTCCGAGGAGGAGGCCCAGGCGCGCATCAACGACGGCAGCGTGGTCGCCGGCGAGGTGGTGGTAATCCGCTACGAAGGGCCGCGCGGCGGGCCGGGCATGCGCGAGATGCTGACCCCGACCTCGGCGATCATGGGGCGCGGGCTGGGCGATCGGGTGGCGTTGATCACCGATGGCCGCTTTTCCGGCGGCAGCCACGGTTTCGTGGTCGGCCACGTCTCGCCGGAGGCGTTCAACGGCGGGCCGATCGCGCTGGTCGAGGATGGCGACGAGATCACCATCGATGCCGAGGCCGACACCATCAACGTCGCGCTCAGTCACGACGAGTTCGAGCTGCGCCGCGCGGCCTGGCGCCAGCCCGAACCGCGCTATCGGCGCGGGGTGCTGGCCAAGTATGCGCGCACCGTGAGTTCGGCATCGCTTGGAGCGGTGACGGACCTGCCGGAGTAG
- a CDS encoding XRE family transcriptional regulator: MEHRTRLMRIVTRRIALSELGNREIARRAGIPSQRISDLLAGRLEHFSADDLQAIRDRVESVVDDGESTPSVATATPP, encoded by the coding sequence ATGGAACATCGCACCCGTCTGATGCGCATAGTCACTCGCCGCATCGCCCTTTCAGAACTCGGCAACCGTGAAATCGCCCGGCGCGCCGGCATCCCCTCTCAGCGCATCAGCGACCTGCTCGCCGGTCGTCTGGAGCATTTCTCCGCCGACGACCTCCAGGCGATCCGCGATCGGGTGGAAAGCGTCGTCGACGACGGCGAGTCAACCCCGAGCGTAGCCACGGCCACGCCACCCTGA
- a CDS encoding malate dehydrogenase, protein MKRPFRIAVTGAAGSISNSLLFRLAAGEVFGTDQPIILQLIERSEAMEALRGLAMELEDCAFPLLHAVRLHDNPEDGFRNVHFAFLIGAKPRGPGMERADLLAANAEIFSRQGRALNDHANPDVKVLVVGNPANTNALIASRNAPDLSPSQFTAMSRLDHNRAKGMIANRTGFNTADIRKVAVWGNHSASQFPDVRNAEAMGEPIWPGLDHDWVDNTFIPRVQKRGAEIIDARGQSSAASAAQGAIDHMRDWYMGTPEGDFVSMCIVSDGSYGIAKGIVFSFPVRCRYGRYQIVQGLPIDDAAQKRLDATEKELLEEKDAVKHLLPAETEDAHNNLSVSLRSGANRYGEEDRDDDSEACVLRTDRVI, encoded by the coding sequence ATGAAACGCCCCTTCCGCATCGCCGTCACCGGCGCCGCCGGTAGCATCAGCAACTCGTTACTCTTTCGTCTCGCCGCCGGCGAGGTCTTCGGCACCGATCAGCCCATCATCTTGCAGCTGATCGAGCGCAGCGAAGCCATGGAAGCGCTACGCGGTCTGGCCATGGAGCTCGAGGATTGCGCCTTCCCGCTGCTGCATGCCGTGCGGCTGCACGACAACCCGGAAGACGGCTTTCGCAATGTGCATTTCGCCTTTTTGATCGGCGCCAAGCCGCGTGGCCCGGGCATGGAGCGTGCCGATCTGCTGGCCGCCAACGCCGAGATCTTCAGCCGTCAGGGCCGTGCGCTCAACGACCACGCCAACCCCGACGTCAAGGTGCTGGTGGTCGGCAACCCGGCCAATACCAATGCGCTGATCGCCAGTCGCAACGCGCCCGACCTGTCGCCGTCGCAGTTCACCGCGATGAGCCGGCTCGACCACAACCGCGCCAAGGGCATGATCGCCAACCGCACCGGCTTCAACACCGCCGACATCCGCAAGGTCGCCGTGTGGGGCAACCACAGCGCCAGCCAGTTTCCCGACGTGCGCAACGCCGAGGCGATGGGCGAACCGATCTGGCCCGGGCTCGATCACGACTGGGTCGACAACACCTTCATTCCGCGCGTCCAGAAGCGCGGCGCCGAGATCATCGACGCCCGCGGCCAATCCAGTGCCGCCTCGGCCGCCCAGGGCGCCATCGATCACATGCGCGACTGGTACATGGGCACGCCCGAGGGCGACTTCGTCAGCATGTGCATCGTCTCCGACGGCAGCTACGGCATCGCCAAGGGCATCGTGTTCTCGTTCCCGGTGCGCTGCCGCTACGGCCGTTACCAGATCGTCCAGGGCCTGCCCATCGACGACGCCGCCCAGAAGCGCCTCGACGCCACCGAAAAGGAGCTGCTCGAGGAGAAGGACGCGGTCAAGCACCTGCTGCCGGCCGAGACCGAGGACGCGCACAACAACCTGAGCGTCAGCCTGCGCTCCGGGGCCAATCGTTACGGCGAGGAAGACCGTGACGACGACAGCGAGGCCTGCGTGCTGCGTACCGATCGGGTCATCTAA